A window of bacterium genomic DNA:
TGGTCGAGGGGACGTATAAGAACGACGAGGTGATATATTTCAACCCGCCCAACCGGACCGCCACGCGCGGCGTTACCACCATGCGCACCCTCGCGGAACCCCGCGACGCGCTGGGCGGCTTCTACTACGTCCGCTCTCTCGACCTTCCGGTCGGCAGCCAGGTTACGGTGAACTACGCCGACGGCAAAATCTCCAAGCCCATCGTCATCAAAGTCCTGCGCAAGGAACAGGTTACGGTACCGGCCGGGACGTTCGATACCATCGTCCTCGAGCCGGTGCTCGAGGAGACGGAGGGCATCTTCAAACAGGAAGGTCGTATCTGGATCTGGGTAACGGACGACGAGAAGAAGATGCCGGTCATCTTGAAGTCGAAGATCGCCATCGGCAATATCGAGGTCAAACTCGAGTCGTACACGTTGGGGTCGTAAACTCACATCGCGTTATGGCCGCGGACGAATCAGATTTCTCCAAAGTTAAAACCTACCC
This region includes:
- a CDS encoding DUF3108 domain-containing protein, with translation MVKSVSIVALVVLVAAGLCYGAAFKAGEKLVFSVSWSDVVKAGTATLSVPGVKVFNGHKVYHIISTASSGPQVSAFFYTRDRIDVYLDAVDYTIWKSEKHLVEGTYKNDEVIYFNPPNRTATRGVTTMRTLAEPRDALGGFYYVRSLDLPVGSQVTVNYADGKISKPIVIKVLRKEQVTVPAGTFDTIVLEPVLEETEGIFKQEGRIWIWVTDDEKKMPVILKSKIAIGNIEVKLESYTLGS